TGGGGAGgattttccccttctcctgggACACTGCTGAAGGTTTTGGTGCCTGTTGGCTACAGGGCTGCCCATGGTGCATGCACGGCTGGGAGGAGCCAGCTCTTCCCAGAGCATCTCCCCATCCTGCTGGGTGATGGGCTGCCGTGGAGCATCTATAGACTCATTTTGGTACCACCATCCTCAACCACATCATGAAAGCATCAGATTTCAGCCTGGAGCTCCCACCATGCTGGGAATCAATAGGAACCTTGAAAACACCCAAATCACCGAGGCTGGTggtgggctgggggcagctgctgcctctccaaCCCCTGAAGACCATTCCACCCACTCCTCACCCCATCCACGTTGTCCCCCCACCAAAGCAGGGTAGGGTTGCATGCCTTTTTTTGGCTGTAACCCCTGATCTGAAGCACCTGAAGTCCCCCACTGACAGCGGCCTTCCAGGAGAAGGCTGCTCCCTCTACGCACCAAACTTGGGAACCCAAAAACTGCCTGTGAGAAACTACCACGTCCTAGGGATAAGATCCACCAGGGGTTACCTCCACCCCAGGGAGGCCTGGACACACATATTCCAGGGGCAGAAGAAGCAAGGGATGTCtcaaccagcaaaaaaaaacaccaaccacCAAAGCTTTGGCCCTGTGTGCCACTTTGTCACCATCCCACGAGCGTGGCCCCGGTGGAGGTATCGCCATTGGAAGCGGCCCAGAGACTCTGTGAAATCCccttcaaaagaaacaaagtatttatttctataaaaaacaaagaagaagaagaaaaaaaaaagggattttaaaggaaaacgATATACTCCGCATGTTTATACGCTCTATGCTTAAAGACTATCCCATGGGAGAGCTGTGTCTGAAGACTGCAGCCACGGAGCATCGGAGGGTGACTCGGCCACGTGGGATGTCCCCATCCCCCATCTCCACCAGGGTTTTGTCACAACAGAACAACCTCACCCCACATCGGTGCTGAGATCAGACCAAGCCATCCGCCTCCCCTCGGTACCTTCCCAAAAAAGTCAGATTTCTGGCTTTGCAAAGCCACGTTTTTAACCAAAATCCCGTGTCACGAGAGGATCTGAGCAAGTTCAAGGCTCTGAAGATGGGAAATGAGCTTTTTCTCCACCTTTCTCAGTGCCTGGGTTTGGTtgtctcccttcctcctcctcctcttcctcagctgGGGATGGAGGTATCTGACACAGTGACAGTGGTGGTAATGAGCCCTGTGTCTCTCCAGCCCTCCCAGTGTCATTGCCCAGGCTGGTAATGGCAATTAGCTCGTTAATGGCTCTGTACTCCTTCCACTCATTGAttccctccccatcccaccaGCGTGGCCCCACTGGGTGCCCATGGCCATGGGTTTCACCACCACAGCATCAGCTCAACCCCACACCAGACCCCAGAGAAGCCCCTCGGGGGCTCTGCGATGACAATCCCCAGCAAATCCAGGGGTCCCAGGGTGAAGAAAGGCAGTGATAAGCTTTAGCTTGGGATCCTGGCAGCTTCCCACAGTTTGGAGgagctctttcttttcttgcccaAAGTTCTTCCACAGCCAATGTTAGCAGCATTCTCCTTCTCCTGAACTTTGGGGCTGGACAGGGGTCTCAAGAGGAACAACACCAGCAAAGCTTGGGGGCCAAATCCATCCCAAATCCACGTTTTTCTGCCTCTCTTGAGTGTTGGGTTTTGTGTGCACCCATCAAGGAACTGGTGGCACGGAGCCCTGGCTGGGGTTGGCTCCATCCAAGGATTTCAGTGGTCAAGCAAACAAGGCAGGTGGCAAGAGAAAAGTATCCAAAAGGTCAACAGGGCTCACAAGTCAGAAGGCACAGGACTTACGTGGCCAAAAAGGTCtgaattcagtttaaaaacaaaacgaaacaagaaacaaaaaaagccacgAGAAATGTTGACAAAGGCTCCTCTCAAAGCAGTTCTTTCAGCTCTAAGAGGAGCCAAGATGAAGCTGGCAGCGTGGGAGTTGGCACATGGCTTCTTCCTATCATTTTGGGTTGAAAACCTGCAGGTTCAGGTGGAGTAAAGCATTTGGGAGCCGGTGCCAAAtgacaaaatgctttaaaaagaattGAGGAACGGGGAGCAGGGTGACATTAGCAGCTGGAAATGGCTTGTCGCAACCAAAGCGCAGCAGGATGGTGAAACAAAGGAGAGCAGTGGCAATGAGCGACTGCCCCACGGCAGCAAAGAGATGGGAGAACTGCCCCAAAACAGCAAGATGGGGTTTTCTGATCCAGCCCCAGGCTGGGGCCGGGGACAGGCATGTGCAATGGTAGGGGTGGGTGGAATTGCTCTAGGGAGCGAGCGCAGCAACGCACATTGCTTTGAGATAATCAGAGAACACGCTCCCCGATGGACAGCTATCCAGAATGGCAATCGTTTCCCTCAAGCACTTCTCCTGgtggcagctcagccccagagAGCCGTGTCTGAGGCACCCTGTACAGCCTGCCCCCTCCTGGAAGGTAGTGAGTTGGCCTCCtaagttatttttttaactctATATAAATCTAGGTCTATTTTAGTCTTTCGCAGCGATGTGCCAGTGTCTGGAGAACCAAACGTCCCTACCCCCCATCCCACGGTCACCCTGACCCCAATGCTCAGCGTGCTGGAGAAGGGGACACGGGGGTGGCCTTGGGGGCAGCAGAGGTGTCcccaaggagctgctgcccacccCGTGGTTTTAGCACTTTGGTTGGTACTATCACCTGTAGACGCACTTTGATGTTGTTGCTTTGAAACTTTGCCGAGTGTAAACAATGTGTATTTAAagaattacaggaaaaaaaagaaaagaaaaaggtgtaaAGAGCTATTTTATGATTCGGTGTTGAATAAAGGCTCTCGAGAACGAGGTGGGGGTCTTGGCTCACACAGGTGGCACAGTGAGCACAGATCAGTGCTTGTCCTGAGTGCTCAGCAAGAAACCAGTGGCACCAGTCACCCACTCAGGGCTTACTGGAGGCAGAGCCCTCCTCctaatttcctttctcttgagGGCACCACCTCCACTCCCCAGCTCATGAAGCGAGCTGAAATATCACTGAGCAGCATCAAATAAGTGCCAGTTATAAATGGGAAGGTtgtgggaggtggggatggcCTCTTCTCCCAACAGGCAATGGGgttaagttgcaccagggggcATTCAGGTTGGAATTAGGAAACTTCTCTGAACAagcagtcaggcactggcacaggatgATGCTCAGGGAGCAGGGGGGTCACTGTCCATACAGGTGCtccagaaccatggggatgtggcacttggggacacGGTCAGAGGGCACAGGGGGTGGGTTGGGAATCttaagaggtcttttccaacttgaatgATTCAGTGACTCTATAACAAATGTAGAGATGAAGCACTGTCACGCACTGGAATCAGTCCTACTTTCCAGCACCATGAGTTTTAAGAACAGGACAGAAAACAGTTTGCAAGCTACCCAAACCACAAGTTGTTACCTCAGAAAAGAAGCCAAGCTGGCCACCAAAACTCTGCcattgttttattgtttgaaCCTGGGTTCAAAACTCCCAGCAGAAAGACATATAAATATCAACCAACCGCAGGCACACCCACCAGCATTGGAGAGGGCTCTGCTCAGCACGAGGAGAGCCTACAGGCATCAGTGCTGTGCACAAAGGGCTGGGCCACGACACCTCACGGGAGGCTGCCGCCGCCAACGCCAAGATTTGACTCTAATTAAACAAGGCCAGCGGTCGCCCGCGAGCCCTCAAAACGACCATCTGGTAAACGACCTCTTAATTAAAACTAGGAACCAACTCTTTCCCAATCTGCACGTCGGAGGTGAGAGCCAAACCCCATCAGGACAGAGCCACGAAGCGGGGTCTCAGTGGTTGTGGGGTCTGCCCCGACCCCGGCCCCGACCGCCAGCTGGGGCATCCACTGTGGAGCGAGGGTTCTTGATGGTTTCATCTACTGACACAATAAGACAGGCGGCCTCGGAGGCGGCCGTCAGCGCGTTGATGCGCACAATGGCCGGCTCCCACACACAGGCCTCAAAGTTATCGGCGATGTCCTCGTTGTTGACATCCACACCGTACCACATGCCTCCCTGtgagagaggagggaagagggTCTGGTTACACGGCACAACGGGACCCGAGGGCAGCGCAACGGCAAGCAAAGGCATGCAAATACTTCAGgagaggcagagagcagctggcagCGTTCCTTCACACGAGGGGATGAAGCGACAGCAGTTAGAAAACAGGGCTTAACATGGGAAGTTTGCTCCACTTCACAAAGAAGTCGTACAAGACTTCGTGACTGCTTTCCACCTCAGCactgaaccacagaatggcctgggttgaaaaggagcacaatgatcatatatattttcaaccctcctgctatgtgcagggtcaccaaccagcagaccaggctgcccagagccacatccagcctggccttgaatgcctgcagggatggggcatccacagcctccttgggcaacctgttccagggcttcaccaccctctgagtgaaaaacttcctcctcatatccagcctaaacctccCCCATCTCCatttaaaaccatccccccttgtcctatcactatccaccctcacaaacagccattccccctcctgtttccctttccctttaAGTATTAGAAGGCCACAacgaggtctccccagagccttctcttctccaaactgaacaatcccagttccctcaacctttcttcataggaaggAAGACCTTCATGAAGAGACAATGATCTCAAGCATTCAGGACCTTCAGTCTGCAGCTCCTCTGGAAAACACACCACAGAGGCAACTTTTACACTAATTACCTCAGTGTTCAATATAGAAGCCTCCCTCCTGACAAacgatgcatttttaaatagcaaatcAGAACTCCCAGCTCTAAAAAAGTCATCCGACAGCTGTGATCAAAGGGAAAACATATCACTTCCTTTTATAGAAACCTGCCTCAAGCCTACACTGGATCTGAAAACAAACCTCGGCATTTAATGAAGGAGGACAGGAGCCCACCACAAATCCAACCACAGGacaccagctctgcaggctctcCCTGCACCTACCTGCGCATGCTTGGCTCGCAGCTTGTTCAGTATGTTGGTGGCATCAAAGCCAGCGTTGTCACAGAGCTGGCGGGGAATGATCTCAAGGGCTTTAGCATAAGCACCgatcagcagctgctgcttgcctGGAATGGTCCTGGAATAGTCACGGAGGTATTTGGAGAGCTCCATCTCTATGGCACCACCACCAGCGACAACAGAGTCGttctggaagagaagaggaaaacaggcCACGCTCACTCTTTGTTCCAGGAAGGGGGAGAGCAGGAAAGCTCCTTTCCCAAGAGCCTACAGCATGCTGGGTTAATGTACATCCACCAGGCCCAGGGGAATCCGTCCTGCCCAGGCCGCTGCCATCCCTGCTGGGAGCACCTGCCAGCTTTGCTGGGTGCTTCAGAAATAGGTTAAAAACCTCAGGTggcctctgccagcagctcctccccGCCACCTGCAAGCTAGGGGGACGGTGTGCACTGCTGTGCTAGCAGACCTCAGCCTCCCTTGTGTTGGACAAGCTCCCCTCATTGTTGGGAAGCATTCAGAACAGAAGAGAtttgcagcagcactcagtggccAAGTTCTGCTCCTagttattttttccctccctaTCTGCTTCAGCAGAGAGATCAGGAtgttctttctgaaagcaaagcagttcCAAAAATCTTGACATGCTTCTTCCCATCCCCCCAGGGCATTtgagcttaaagaaaaaaaaatcatccccACACATTGCGCACAACCCAGAAATACCCACATGCAGAGAACAGCCATCACACAggaccagcagctctgcaagtaCAGCATGGTCACACGGGCCTCAGGCTTCCCTCTTGGTGCCACCTGCCCACCTCCACAGCAAGGGGACAGCTGCCCCTGCCAGAAGTCACCAACAGAGGCAGCAAGCAGCATGAACAGGCACACATGAGATTGAGAAGCTAACAGGCACATTAAATCAGCCCTGCTATTCCCACTGCACACCCACCCAGCACTCCCAAAAGATCCCATTCCCCTTCTTGAAGGTGTTTACAGAATACACAATCCAGCAAGCACAGTTAAGTTACAACACTTTAACAGAGGAGACAAAACCAGGCATGCCTGAAAAGCAGATGGCAATGCTGCAGAGAGAATTCTGCCACAGCCAGGAAACAGCACTTGAGTTAATCAATTAGACACTGCTTGTCTGCGTGCTCCACTCTACAGGCTGAGAGCATTGGGTTTCTCCCAGAGAGACCTCAGCCAAATGCTGAGGTGTGAAAACATTGCTGGAAGGAGCTACAGCTGTGCCAGGTGTGATCAACAGCCTCGGtgccagctcagccccagcagggAAGGGCTTCTGCTGGCCCTTACCTTGATAGCTCTCCTGACTATCATGATGGCATCATGCAGGGACCGCTCTGTCTCTTCCATGAACTGCTCTGCACCTCCACGCAGGATTATCGTGCAAGTCTTTGCCTTTGGGCAGCCCGTGAAGAAGTTATACCTGCCAACACACGACATAAGAAGGGCTAAGGCAATGGAAATCAGGCTTAGCACTGCTGGAACACTGCATGGGGACACAGAAATTCCTTCCAAGCCAGATGCATGGCTGCAGCTGTCCCACCCCACAGTGACCCTATCAGATCCGGAGCTGAGCCAGGTAACATACAACACCCTAAAAGGTGCTGCTTTAGAGTTATGACAACACCCCTAAGCCTTCTGTAGGGTACTGGAGGAACAAAGAAACATAAATGCATCTAAAAGAGGTAAGACTGCAACGAAAGCTTATTCCTCAGGCTCATGAGAAGAATTAATCATGCAATCTTTGTTTTTTGCACCATCACCCTGAGAGATGCTCAAAGCTGCTCGTGCTCGTACCCAAACTTTCCAAACCAGTATCACCAGTGCTCTCACAGGActgtgggcagcctgctggcacATTTACCTGTCTCCTCCAATTTGGGTCTCCTCGAAGAGTTCACACCTGCCCAGCACATCATCTGACAGGGCATTCACACTTGTCTGAATGGAACCTCCGCAGGCCTGCAGGGAGGAAGATAAAATGTGGCACAACCAGTGCTGACAAATGAGACAAATCTGCCCAGCAGGCTCCCACTCTTCCAAAGCAGCCCAGCTTTTAGCTGATGCAAAACCACCCTGCAGGatagattcagaaaaaaaaacaaaacaccttctACTTTTCTCCCATCGTGTATCCAGGCTGGGTACCAGCAACAGAAATGATCCTGGACAGCAAAAGACGATGATGATGCTACTAACAGCTGAAAACCAGTGCCAGCAGAACAGGCAAGGAGCAGGGAAAATACACTTCTACCAACACACAACATACAGCAccataggaaaaaaaggcagcacaGGTGCAATCAGCCTGCAGTTATTCATTCCACCAAGGAATAGTTTTGTCAGTATGCTGCAGTTCTGTATCGTAACCATTTGGGGgaatagtaataaaataaatcagtgttcttttcattttacatcCTTGTAAGGAACAGTGTGTTCAGTAAATgatggctgttttgttttgggaggGGCCTTACCAGCCTGGCACCATTCAAGCTAAGTCTAAAGTCTTAATGTCAAAACAGGGCAGCTCACCATCATAGTTCTCTTGAGATCTTCCTCTGGGACACGGCCAGCACAAAACATGTCTCTATCTGCAAAGTACTGGGTGGCCACGTCACCAATAGGCAGCTTGGACAGGACAACTTTGGCTCCAGATTTATGGATTTTGTCTAGTTTGTCATACAGGATGTTCCACTCAGCATCCACGATGGCCTGGTAATCCTAGCAGGcgtgagaagaaacaaacacacGTTACACAGGATTTGTAATGGAACTGCAAATGCCACCCCACAGCATCAGCCAAGGGAGAGCTCTTCtaaagcaaaggcagcagtAACACTGCTCCACTCAGCCATTCATGGCAGCTAACTGCTTTCTCAGAGGCAATTTTAGGTCATTCTGTGACAAAGAACCACATCTGTCAagtgcttccagcagcagaacCAAGGATACAGAGGATGACCCGAGTAAAAGATAGCAATATTCATGCTCTTCCCCCAGAACAGACAGCATAACACAGCACGTATCTCCAGGAAGGAAGACGTGCAGATGGCAATCACAGGGTGCCCAGCTCCACAACAGCCCAGCAGGCACCCGGGGGGGGGACAAGCTCCCATTTCAGCTCTTACCTCCACTGTGTTCACTCGGACTTCAGCGTTGTCCTTCTCAGCTTTGAGCTCCAGCTCCACATTCAGCAAAGCAATCTTGGGAGATTGATATTTCTTGGGCTGCATTTCAAACCCAGCGTAAGAGAATGTCTTCTTAAAGGCAACTCCAGCCACCAGCTGGGAATCCTTGAAGAGAGGGATACTCGTCAGGCTCAGCCTCCCAGGGTTTTCTCAGCAGGGTTAATAACTCCCAAAGGAAACTCCCTGCCACAGAGTCCTCGTTTACAAAGCTTCCACCAACAGCTGTCTCCTTTATTAACCCACTTTTGAAGCAAATAAGcagcaaatatttccttctctctgttcACAAAACCATCTTCTATCATCTCCTTTCTATCCTTCAAGACGCCACAGAAAAAGATGCTATTCACAATGTCAAGATCAAGGGAGGGAGCAATCTGTTCTCTCTCTGTTGTCTTTCCCATTTCTATCCTTTGAAGACAGGTATTTCTCATTCACAGCCCTGCACTACAGGGTTTCTTTCCCCATGTGTGAGTGCCCTGGTTTGCTTTCACAAGCTCTGCAGAAGGACAACCCTGCCCAACACTGCCTCTGAAGTGAACAAGCAAGAGGCCAAACTACATAGGATACAGGGAGGAGAAAGCACCACACACCAGGCTCTCCCACAACCCCACATCCTACAGCTTCCTACCTGCACATAACAGGTATTCCAGCACTGTGCTACGAAGCAGAgtcaaccagcagaccaggctgcccagagccacatccagcctggccttgaatgcctgcaggaatggggcatccacaacctctgtgcaacctgttccagtgcctcaccaccctctgagtgaaaaacttcctcctaatatccaacctaaacctcccctgtctcactttaaaaccattccccttgtcctatcaccatccaccctcacaaacagccctTCCCCCTCCATATAAATGGTGTTTGGATCACCAACAATACCTGCTGTGGAGGCAAAGAGATAAgagtgttttgctttgctgactCCCCAGCAGGTGTTGTTATCAGGCTGCATTTTATGCCAGTGTCAAGTGAAAGGAGCTGCAATCACTGCCTCCCATCCCAGGCCCCA
The Lagopus muta isolate bLagMut1 chromosome 4, bLagMut1 primary, whole genome shotgun sequence genome window above contains:
- the CCT7 gene encoding T-complex protein 1 subunit eta — protein: MMPTPVILLKEGTDTSQGIPQLVSNINACQVIAEAVRTTLGPRGMDKLIVDDKGKATISNDGATILKLLDVVHPAAKTLVDIAKSQDAEVGDGTTSVTLLAAEFLKQVKPYVEEGLHPQIIIRAFRTATQLAVNKIKDIAVSVKKEDKDEQRSLLEKCAATALSSKLISQSKEFFSKMVVDAVMMLDDLLQLKMIGIKKVQGGALEDSQLVAGVAFKKTFSYAGFEMQPKKYQSPKIALLNVELELKAEKDNAEVRVNTVEDYQAIVDAEWNILYDKLDKIHKSGAKVVLSKLPIGDVATQYFADRDMFCAGRVPEEDLKRTMMACGGSIQTSVNALSDDVLGRCELFEETQIGGDRYNFFTGCPKAKTCTIILRGGAEQFMEETERSLHDAIMIVRRAIKNDSVVAGGGAIEMELSKYLRDYSRTIPGKQQLLIGAYAKALEIIPRQLCDNAGFDATNILNKLRAKHAQGGMWYGVDVNNEDIADNFEACVWEPAIVRINALTAASEAACLIVSVDETIKNPRSTVDAPAGGRGRGRGRPHNH